Proteins from one Streptomyces sp. NBC_00390 genomic window:
- a CDS encoding N-acetylmuramoyl-L-alanine amidase: MSYDENHSSATGPRRSRRGLLMAAALVPTALVGWLAWQAVSGPGGSESPKGTTIPTTAGKPGDTTPPASPSPTLVAPTSTPAPSKVTSGPLAGKVVVIDPGHNPGNFRHSQEINRLVDIGTNSKECDTTGTATNAGYTEAEFTLDVSHRLRKLLEKQGARVEFTHDNDRPFGPCVDERARFGNKAEADAVISIHADGSAVGNRGFHVILPALVTSGTADTSKIVGPSRDLGERIVGKFVRATGSQVSNYVGGNTGLDVRKDLGGLNLSDVPKVFIECGNMRDPKDVALLTDPGWRQKAAQGMADGISSYLGQ, encoded by the coding sequence GTGTCGTACGACGAGAACCACAGCTCTGCCACCGGACCGCGCCGCTCCCGGCGCGGTCTCCTCATGGCCGCCGCACTGGTGCCCACGGCCTTGGTGGGCTGGCTGGCGTGGCAGGCGGTGAGCGGCCCCGGGGGAAGCGAGTCCCCCAAGGGGACGACGATCCCGACCACTGCGGGCAAGCCCGGTGACACCACGCCCCCGGCGTCCCCGTCCCCCACCCTCGTCGCCCCCACCTCCACCCCGGCGCCCTCGAAGGTCACGTCGGGGCCACTGGCCGGCAAGGTGGTCGTCATCGACCCCGGACACAACCCCGGCAATTTTCGCCATTCCCAGGAAATCAACCGTCTCGTGGACATCGGCACGAACAGCAAGGAATGCGACACAACCGGCACGGCCACGAATGCCGGGTACACCGAGGCCGAATTCACCCTCGATGTTTCACACCGCCTTCGCAAGCTCCTGGAAAAGCAGGGCGCACGGGTCGAATTCACCCACGACAACGACCGCCCCTTCGGCCCGTGCGTCGACGAACGAGCACGATTCGGCAACAAGGCCGAGGCCGACGCGGTGATCTCCATTCACGCCGACGGCTCGGCGGTCGGCAACCGCGGCTTCCATGTGATCCTCCCCGCCCTGGTCACGTCCGGCACCGCGGACACCTCGAAGATCGTGGGCCCCTCGCGCGATCTGGGCGAGCGGATCGTCGGAAAGTTCGTACGGGCGACGGGCAGCCAGGTCTCCAACTACGTGGGCGGCAACACTGGGTTGGACGTGCGCAAGGATCTCGGCGGTCTCAACCTGTCCGACGTGCCCAAGGTGTTCATCGAATGCGGCAACATGCGTGACCCCAAGGACGTTGCCCTGCTGACCGACCCGGGCTGGCGGCAGAAGGCGGCGCAGGGAATGGCGGACGGTATCAGCAGCTACCTCGGCCAGTGA